A window of Ignavibacterium sp. contains these coding sequences:
- a CDS encoding alpha-amylase family glycosyl hydrolase: MLKKLLLLSFILITSIHPQNIHDLIQPINLIENETVSIPLCDIFYSEDYPVEFLPNEFVDVKYDSLKDEVSFTPIKDFSGMTLITFKYYDKIYEIPVKLNKTKKYLFTYKLQAGEKQVNLFGQFNSWNRQNFPMKDSNGDGVLEIEIPLDPGRYEYKFFVDGKEIVDPENPVKVPNGMGDFNSVRIIEEEAKDKMFLHIIGKEKTANELTLKFYFENTDRSNLVSEESIIALFDNQKFPGQLIKVIGREIHLSVKNEMLKGEHIVRIAINRMGKHSNIQAVHIIDGAIAGSNDKRTLHDQIIYSLMIDRFYNGDTTNDSPVVHDSLFKPANYNGGDLAGIIKKIEEGYFDKLGINTLWISPIVDNTNNAYREYPAPHRWYTGYHGYWPVSSTKVEEHFGDMNLARELVEVAHQRRINILLDFVSNHIHMEHPFWKEHRDWFGVLELSDGRKNLRLWDEYRLTTWFEPYMPSFDYIGAYDALEFMTDNAVWWLNVTGADGFRHDAVKHVPNKFWRMLTKKLKRNIELPKKKKIYQIGETFGGIDLIASYVSNGQLNAQFNFNLYDVAIPTFLDEKASFKLVDYQMQKSFQVFGYNNLMGNIMDSHDKIRYMAYADGDLEINDGRAGEIGWTNPPQVDNQSSYEKLKVYMAYLLTIPGVPIIYYGDEIGMTGAADPDNRRMMRFDDELNQYEKQTLEDVSKLIHIRKEHPALRYGDFLTLQADENIYAYIRSDMNERILTVIVNKNSKPDKMI, from the coding sequence ATGTTAAAAAAATTATTACTCCTTTCATTTATTCTTATAACATCAATTCATCCACAGAACATCCATGATTTAATTCAACCAATAAATCTTATTGAAAACGAAACTGTTTCGATTCCGCTTTGTGATATTTTTTATTCGGAAGATTATCCGGTTGAGTTTCTGCCAAACGAATTTGTGGATGTGAAGTATGACTCATTAAAAGACGAAGTTTCATTTACACCGATAAAAGATTTTTCCGGAATGACTTTAATCACCTTTAAATATTATGACAAGATTTATGAAATTCCTGTTAAGCTAAATAAAACGAAAAAATATCTTTTCACATACAAACTGCAAGCGGGAGAAAAACAAGTTAATCTTTTTGGTCAGTTTAATAGCTGGAACAGACAAAACTTTCCGATGAAAGATTCTAATGGTGATGGTGTGCTTGAGATTGAAATTCCATTAGATCCGGGAAGATACGAATACAAATTTTTTGTCGATGGAAAAGAAATTGTTGATCCCGAAAATCCTGTTAAAGTTCCGAATGGAATGGGTGATTTTAATTCGGTTCGCATAATTGAAGAAGAAGCAAAAGATAAAATGTTTCTCCACATTATCGGGAAAGAAAAAACCGCAAATGAACTGACATTAAAATTTTATTTTGAAAATACTGATCGCAGCAATCTGGTTAGTGAAGAAAGTATAATTGCATTGTTTGATAATCAAAAGTTTCCCGGACAATTAATAAAAGTTATCGGTCGGGAAATTCATCTGTCTGTTAAAAATGAAATGCTTAAAGGAGAACACATTGTCAGAATAGCAATTAACCGAATGGGAAAACACAGCAATATTCAGGCAGTTCACATAATCGATGGTGCAATTGCCGGCTCAAATGATAAAAGAACTTTGCACGACCAGATAATTTATTCGCTAATGATTGACAGATTCTACAATGGTGATACAACAAACGATTCACCAGTAGTTCACGATTCTCTGTTCAAGCCTGCAAACTACAATGGTGGTGATTTAGCTGGCATAATCAAAAAAATTGAAGAAGGATATTTTGATAAACTTGGAATAAATACTCTTTGGATTTCACCGATTGTTGATAATACTAATAACGCGTACAGAGAATATCCAGCGCCGCACAGATGGTACACAGGTTATCACGGTTACTGGCCGGTCTCATCTACAAAAGTTGAAGAACACTTCGGTGATATGAATCTCGCAAGAGAGCTTGTTGAAGTAGCCCATCAAAGAAGAATTAATATTCTTCTTGATTTTGTTTCTAACCATATTCATATGGAACATCCATTCTGGAAAGAGCATCGGGACTGGTTTGGTGTTCTTGAGCTTTCTGACGGAAGAAAAAATCTGAGACTTTGGGACGAATACCGTTTAACAACCTGGTTTGAACCTTATATGCCTTCATTTGATTACATCGGAGCTTATGATGCACTTGAGTTTATGACAGATAACGCTGTCTGGTGGCTTAATGTAACAGGTGCAGATGGATTTCGTCACGATGCAGTTAAGCATGTCCCGAATAAATTCTGGAGAATGCTGACTAAAAAACTCAAGCGGAATATTGAGCTGCCAAAGAAGAAAAAAATTTATCAGATTGGAGAAACTTTCGGTGGAATTGACTTAATAGCTTCTTATGTGAGCAACGGACAACTGAATGCGCAGTTTAATTTTAATTTATATGATGTTGCAATCCCCACCTTCCTTGATGAAAAGGCATCCTTTAAATTAGTTGATTATCAAATGCAGAAAAGTTTTCAGGTATTTGGTTACAATAATCTGATGGGCAATATAATGGATAGCCACGATAAGATTCGTTATATGGCTTATGCAGATGGTGATCTTGAAATTAATGATGGACGCGCAGGTGAAATTGGTTGGACAAATCCTCCGCAAGTTGATAATCAAAGCAGCTATGAAAAGCTGAAAGTTTATATGGCTTACCTCCTAACAATTCCAGGTGTTCCGATTATCTATTATGGTGATGAAATCGGAATGACCGGAGCTGCTGATCCTGATAATAGAAGAATGATGCGCTTTGATGATGAGCTAAATCAATATGAAAAACAAACCCTTGAAGATGTAAGTAAACTTATTCATATCAGAAAAGAACATCCGGCTTTACGTTACGGTGATTTTTTAACTCTTCAAGCTGATGAAAATATTTATGCTTATATACGTTCTGATATGAATGAGAGGATACTTACAGTTATCGTCAACAAAAATTCAAAGCCGGACAAAATGATATAG
- a CDS encoding T9SS type A sorting domain-containing protein, protein MKFKSIIIFFLFLLLISMSFLYFSKNRDVYQKPPKTSGALQALQNWTHKRAYPEPDIPAAKYYAAFVSARKNLRKITGANYQWEEIGPHNIGGRTLDVEFNPQNPNTIFAAAASGGLWRSYTAGVGPLAWERIETGYPVLGVSSIAIAPDDSNTIYIGTGEVYNYQLALGGEVIRTTRGSYGIGILKTTDYGQTWTKSLDWSYNQQRGVNDVEIDPNNPSIVWAATTEGIFKSTDSGTTWENVHPVIMGFDVVINPINSNIVFVTHGNFGSTGHGIYRTTDGGNIWTKLGSGLPASFNGKAILSIYPPDPNIIFASIGNGSSSGTGTWLCQSMDGGNNWVILNTTDYATYQGWYSHWVGVSPFNPNLVLTGGIDVFKSTNGGYTLTQKSYWYNWDFGVTPPGGPEGPPDYVHADQHSITFHPTNPNIIYFGTDGGVFRSTDAGETFAGCNGGYQSTQFYNGFSSSYNLPDLAIGGMQDNATAIYQGNVAWYRTIGGDGCQTGIDPNNDNIMYGTYQYLNILKSVDGGLNWSSIGPSGSESPAFVAPFIVCRSNSNVIYAGSKKFHKSTDGGSNWIAGNGGAVLDGNQILSIGVSATSTDTIYVGTAPINSRAKIFRSTNGGNTFTNITGTLPDRYPDDIAVDPNDSKTVYIVFSGFGTSHLFKSTDAGNSWMDIGSSLPDVPSSAITIDPNNSNILYFGNDIGVYVSTDAGQSWSDYSVGLPFGCIVMDLSVVRASNRIRAVTHGNGVYEAPLYNPVSVDDKNNLVVTGFKLEQNYPNPFNPNTKISWQSPVSGWQTIKLYDLLGREIETITDGYYEAGYHFISYTADSKLPSGVYFYKLQVGNFSETKKMILLR, encoded by the coding sequence ATGAAATTTAAATCTATTATAATCTTCTTTTTATTTCTTTTACTGATTTCAATGTCCTTCCTCTATTTCAGTAAAAACAGAGATGTTTATCAAAAGCCCCCAAAGACTTCAGGAGCTTTGCAGGCATTACAAAACTGGACTCACAAAAGAGCTTATCCCGAACCTGATATTCCTGCTGCAAAATATTATGCTGCTTTTGTTTCTGCCAGAAAAAATCTGAGAAAGATTACAGGTGCTAATTATCAATGGGAAGAGATTGGACCACATAACATCGGAGGAAGAACTCTTGATGTTGAATTCAATCCACAAAACCCAAATACAATTTTTGCTGCAGCAGCAAGCGGAGGTTTGTGGAGAAGTTATACCGCCGGTGTTGGTCCTTTAGCTTGGGAGAGAATTGAAACAGGTTATCCTGTGCTTGGTGTGAGTTCAATTGCAATCGCACCTGATGATTCAAACACAATTTACATAGGAACAGGCGAAGTTTATAATTATCAGTTAGCTTTAGGTGGTGAAGTAATAAGAACTACTCGTGGCAGCTATGGAATTGGTATTTTGAAAACAACAGATTACGGACAAACCTGGACTAAATCTCTTGACTGGTCTTATAATCAACAAAGAGGTGTAAATGATGTCGAGATTGATCCGAATAATCCATCAATCGTCTGGGCTGCAACAACAGAGGGAATCTTTAAATCAACTGATTCAGGAACAACATGGGAAAATGTTCATCCGGTTATAATGGGTTTTGATGTTGTAATAAATCCAATAAACAGCAATATAGTTTTTGTAACACACGGCAATTTTGGTTCAACAGGACACGGAATTTATCGCACTACAGACGGTGGAAATATATGGACAAAATTAGGAAGCGGACTACCGGCCTCATTTAATGGCAAAGCAATTCTATCTATTTATCCACCTGACCCTAATATTATTTTTGCATCAATTGGAAACGGAAGTAGTTCCGGGACAGGAACCTGGTTATGTCAGTCAATGGATGGAGGAAATAACTGGGTAATTTTGAATACAACTGATTATGCAACTTATCAGGGTTGGTATTCACATTGGGTTGGTGTTAGTCCGTTTAATCCAAACTTAGTTTTAACCGGTGGTATAGATGTCTTTAAATCTACAAATGGTGGATATACCCTTACACAAAAATCTTATTGGTATAATTGGGATTTTGGTGTAACTCCTCCTGGTGGACCCGAAGGACCTCCGGATTATGTTCATGCTGATCAGCATTCGATAACTTTTCATCCTACAAATCCAAATATTATTTACTTTGGAACCGATGGTGGAGTCTTCAGATCAACTGATGCGGGTGAAACATTTGCAGGTTGTAATGGTGGATATCAATCGACACAGTTTTATAATGGATTTTCATCTTCCTACAATTTACCCGATCTAGCAATAGGTGGAATGCAGGACAACGCAACTGCGATTTATCAGGGAAATGTTGCCTGGTACAGAACAATTGGAGGTGATGGTTGTCAGACAGGAATTGATCCAAACAATGATAATATTATGTATGGTACTTATCAGTATTTGAATATTCTTAAAAGTGTTGACGGCGGCTTAAACTGGTCATCAATTGGACCTTCGGGAAGTGAAAGTCCGGCTTTTGTTGCACCGTTTATAGTTTGTCGCTCAAACTCAAATGTCATTTACGCCGGAAGTAAAAAGTTTCATAAATCAACTGATGGAGGTTCAAACTGGATTGCCGGAAATGGAGGAGCGGTATTGGATGGAAATCAAATTCTATCGATTGGTGTTTCAGCAACTTCAACAGATACAATTTATGTTGGTACAGCACCGATAAATTCACGGGCAAAAATTTTCAGAAGCACTAACGGAGGAAACACTTTTACAAATATTACAGGAACATTGCCTGATAGATATCCTGATGATATTGCTGTTGACCCTAATGATTCAAAAACTGTGTACATAGTTTTTTCCGGTTTCGGAACATCGCATTTATTTAAGTCAACAGATGCAGGAAACAGCTGGATGGACATTGGCTCATCTTTACCTGATGTTCCGTCAAGTGCTATCACAATTGATCCAAACAACTCAAACATTTTGTACTTTGGTAATGATATCGGAGTTTATGTTTCAACAGATGCTGGGCAAAGCTGGTCAGATTATTCAGTCGGACTTCCTTTTGGATGTATTGTAATGGATCTGAGCGTTGTACGTGCTTCAAACAGAATTCGTGCGGTTACTCACGGAAACGGAGTTTATGAAGCTCCGTTGTACAATCCTGTTTCCGTTGATGATAAAAATAACTTAGTTGTTACTGGATTTAAACTTGAACAAAATTACCCGAACCCATTTAATCCAAACACAAAAATCAGTTGGCAATCACCTGTAAGCGGATGGCAAACAATAAAATTATATGATTTGCTTGGAAGAGAGATTGAAACAATAACTGATGGATATTATGAAGCAGGATATCATTTCATATCTTACACGGCTGATTCTAAACTGCCAAGTGGGGTTTATTTCTACAAACTTCAGGTTGGTAATTTCTCCGAAACGAAAAAAATGATATTGCTCAGATAA
- a CDS encoding T9SS type A sorting domain-containing protein produces the protein MKKIFLIILILIIGVSITTAQPVIFQAQVDKKIAQDGAANYYFGSAVAIDSTTIMIGSTGHDNFRGAVYVFTKTDSGWFQTQFLEDPNSVPGEFFGNAIDIKENTAAIAGYGRRVVLIYQNVGGSWTYRSTIYLEEQHYWFGESVQVNHYNSILIGCPAGFLGATGRAYLYSFNSGWGIVKIFYPNDSSKTFGNAVSFIPDTVAGYLIGDEFHSTVYLEVRNGGAWTEYLFTNPTPGNNFGFGWAIESPNSSTIIISSYNYGFDPLACQGAVYVYKYNPSIGWQQTQRILSPEPKPNALFGYSISAYGDKLLIGACYENNYMGAAYLYSFQDGNYVFKKKIVAEDGEENDQFGVSVGLFENNYVIGAHQDNVNNFTNCGSAYIYSPAKLGKGHNLTFFASTIHSGTISIDTSSINYPGQLPHNMILHSKKAWNINAQNGFDFQDGMIGADLNNLGKKSNLENHLCWLKRTNENSPWEYIGGKVSDNYLYSTIPFNTLSQFVIVDSVDTATYAENEDLIVKKFELYQNYPNPFNPSTKISWHSPVGSWQTIKVFDVLGNEVATLIDEYKSAGSYEVEFNGQNLSSGVYFYQLRAGEFISTKKMLYLK, from the coding sequence ATGAAAAAGATCTTCTTAATAATTCTTATACTGATAATAGGAGTTTCTATTACCACTGCTCAACCTGTAATTTTTCAAGCACAAGTTGATAAAAAAATCGCTCAAGATGGCGCAGCAAATTATTACTTCGGTTCAGCAGTGGCGATAGATAGCACAACAATAATGATTGGCTCAACTGGTCATGATAACTTTAGAGGGGCAGTTTATGTTTTTACAAAGACGGATTCGGGGTGGTTTCAAACACAATTTCTAGAAGATCCTAATTCGGTTCCTGGTGAGTTTTTTGGAAATGCAATTGATATCAAAGAAAATACTGCGGCTATTGCTGGTTATGGAAGAAGAGTTGTGTTGATTTATCAAAATGTTGGTGGTTCTTGGACTTACAGATCTACCATATATTTAGAAGAACAACATTATTGGTTTGGAGAATCTGTACAAGTTAATCATTATAATTCAATACTCATTGGTTGTCCTGCAGGTTTTTTGGGGGCTACCGGAAGAGCTTATCTATATTCTTTTAATTCGGGTTGGGGAATAGTTAAAATATTTTATCCAAATGACAGTTCCAAAACATTTGGCAATGCTGTTTCCTTTATACCCGATACGGTTGCAGGATATTTGATTGGAGATGAATTCCATAGCACTGTATATCTTGAAGTTAGAAATGGTGGTGCCTGGACAGAGTATTTATTTACCAATCCAACTCCTGGAAATAACTTTGGTTTTGGATGGGCTATAGAATCACCCAATAGCTCAACTATTATTATTAGCTCATACAATTACGGGTTTGATCCTCTTGCTTGTCAAGGAGCAGTTTATGTTTATAAGTACAATCCTTCAATTGGCTGGCAACAAACACAAAGAATCCTCTCCCCTGAACCTAAACCAAATGCTCTCTTTGGATATTCAATTAGTGCCTACGGTGATAAATTACTAATCGGGGCTTGTTATGAAAATAATTATATGGGTGCAGCTTATCTTTATAGCTTTCAGGATGGGAACTATGTTTTCAAGAAAAAAATTGTAGCAGAGGACGGAGAAGAAAATGATCAATTTGGTGTTTCGGTAGGATTGTTTGAAAATAATTATGTAATTGGAGCACATCAGGATAATGTAAATAATTTTACCAATTGTGGTTCGGCATATATATACTCTCCGGCTAAGTTGGGTAAAGGGCATAATCTAACGTTTTTTGCATCAACAATTCATTCTGGAACAATTTCGATCGACACATCCTCAATTAATTATCCCGGACAATTACCACATAATATGATTCTGCATTCAAAAAAAGCATGGAACATCAACGCACAGAATGGCTTTGATTTTCAAGACGGAATGATTGGGGCAGATTTAAATAATCTGGGAAAGAAAAGTAATTTAGAGAATCACCTCTGTTGGTTAAAACGAACGAATGAGAATAGTCCCTGGGAATATATAGGAGGTAAAGTTTCTGATAATTATCTATATAGCACAATACCATTCAACACCTTATCTCAATTTGTGATAGTCGATTCAGTAGATACAGCAACATATGCGGAAAATGAAGATCTAATAGTTAAAAAATTTGAACTTTATCAAAACTATCCAAACCCATTTAATCCAAGCACAAAGATCAGTTGGCATTCGCCAGTAGGCAGTTGGCAAACAATAAAAGTGTTTGATGTGCTTGGAAACGAAGTAGCCACCCTTATAGACGAATACAAGTCAGCGGGAAGTTATGAGGTTGAGTTTAATGGTCAGAATCTCTCAAGCGGAGTGTACTTTTATCAGTTACGGGCGGGAGAATTTATCAGCACAAAAAAAATGTTGTATTTGAAATAA
- a CDS encoding SBBP repeat-containing protein, whose amino-acid sequence MHWINMFIGCFFLISVNVFCQSVQTDWVKTYNGPGNYEDIINAMLVDNSGNVFITGQSIGIGSEYDYSTIKYSPDGELLWINRYNFPGNWIGYDIPTAIAMDSAGFIYVTGYCWELSSSRYVAITIKYNTDGDTIWTRKFGGEGSDLDWVQPPLFVNTDRNNNLYITGTVDTDLNSIITANVIFTVKYNPDGDALWTRLYHNPQSYLDVASAMAIDNDGNPCIAGICQNPNNPTYNRDIQVIKYNTDGDSLWAKTYSGPANSHDQPNAIAIDGDDNIYVTGSSLDSYEDLVTIKYDKDGNEKWVSEYKGYANRQDEGNAITVDASGFIYVTGSSYIVGTFEDILTIKYNPFNGDTIWTKKYSGSGNYYDAGKAIASDDQNNIYVTGFEYASASGNDIVTIKYDQDGNRKWIQKYAQPWEEEANLILMGKNKEVYVAGKTSTDSTYWDYIVIKYLQDPSGVEQNNTLSPEEYRVYQNYPNPFNPSTKIRYSIPNVGSGLALTVLKIYDVLGNEVATLVDEYKPAGSYEIEFNGNNLASGIYFCRMQAGSYVSIKKMMLLK is encoded by the coding sequence ATGCATTGGATTAATATGTTTATAGGATGTTTTTTCCTCATATCAGTTAATGTTTTCTGTCAATCGGTACAAACTGATTGGGTAAAAACATACAATGGTCCCGGAAACTATGAGGATATAATAAATGCTATGCTGGTGGACAATTCGGGAAATGTATTTATAACCGGGCAGAGCATAGGTATTGGGTCTGAATACGATTACTCGACAATTAAATATAGTCCCGACGGAGAATTGCTGTGGATAAATCGTTACAATTTTCCCGGGAATTGGATTGGTTATGATATCCCAACAGCAATAGCAATGGACAGCGCAGGATTTATTTATGTTACAGGATATTGCTGGGAACTTAGCTCAAGCAGGTATGTTGCTATTACTATTAAATACAACACGGATGGTGATACTATCTGGACTCGTAAATTCGGTGGGGAAGGAAGTGATTTGGATTGGGTGCAACCTCCGCTGTTTGTTAATACCGACAGAAACAATAATTTGTACATAACGGGAACAGTAGATACAGATTTAAATTCGATTATAACTGCGAATGTAATCTTTACAGTAAAATATAATCCTGATGGCGATGCTTTATGGACAAGACTTTATCATAATCCACAAAGCTATCTTGATGTTGCTTCTGCAATGGCGATAGATAACGATGGTAATCCCTGCATTGCCGGAATATGCCAGAATCCAAATAATCCCACCTATAATCGAGACATACAGGTAATCAAATATAACACTGACGGAGATAGTCTTTGGGCAAAAACTTATTCCGGACCAGCTAACAGTCACGATCAACCAAATGCAATTGCGATTGATGGTGATGACAATATTTATGTTACAGGAAGTAGTCTTGATTCTTATGAAGATCTTGTTACAATAAAATATGATAAAGATGGAAATGAGAAATGGGTATCCGAATATAAAGGTTACGCAAACAGACAAGATGAAGGAAATGCTATAACTGTTGATGCATCTGGTTTTATTTATGTTACAGGCAGCAGTTATATAGTTGGAACATTTGAAGATATTCTTACAATAAAATATAATCCGTTTAACGGAGACACTATTTGGACAAAAAAATATTCAGGAAGCGGTAATTATTATGATGCGGGTAAAGCGATAGCATCAGATGATCAAAACAATATTTATGTAACAGGATTTGAATACGCCTCTGCTTCAGGGAACGATATTGTTACAATAAAATACGATCAGGATGGAAACAGAAAATGGATACAGAAATATGCTCAGCCCTGGGAGGAAGAAGCCAACTTAATATTGATGGGTAAGAATAAGGAAGTTTATGTAGCTGGTAAAACTTCAACGGATTCAACTTACTGGGATTACATTGTTATCAAATATCTTCAGGACCCCTCCGGAGTTGAACAGAATAATACACTTTCTCCGGAGGAGTATAGAGTTTATCAAAACTACCCCAACCCATTTAATCCATCTACAAAAATCAGATACAGTATTCCAAATGTAGGGTCGGGGCTTGCCCTGACCGTTTTAAAAATTTATGATGTACTTGGAAATGAAGTCGCAACACTTGTTGATGAATACAAACCAGCAGGAAGTTATGAGATTGAGTTTAACGGAAATAATCTGGCATCAGGAATATATTTCTGCCGAATGCAGGCAGGAAGTTATGTAAGCATTAAGAAGATGATGCTGTTGAAGTAA